aattccggagcgcagccccgaacttctggtccgcggctctggaaaaaacagaacatgtcctattcttgaagaatgggcagttctatgggggtgccggccgggtgtattgcggatccgcaatacactacggacgtgtgaatggaccctaagggtgcatccacatgaccgtatgtattgcGCAGTCTGCAGAATacaaatccacaaaaaaatacgaTGACTActatgttgcatccgttttttttttgtttttttttgcggacccattgtaacagtgcctactattgtccacaaaacggagaagagtaggacatgttctatcttttttgcgggtccacggaacggacatatggatgcggacagcatgcgttttttgcagccccattgaaatgaacgggtccgcatacagttcgcaaaagatgcagaccgaaaatacggttgtgtgaatggggcctgtcTTGTCAGGGATGACATCAaagacacggaaatgtgaatgatGCCCTAAACAACGGATAAGCGGGTGGTCCACGGAGAACACGCACAGCCCACATCCGCAATTTACTCacgtgtggaagaggcctaagggtattcGCGTGGCAGGTttggttgcagaaatttctgcgaaTGAAAACCAACTACATTCAcgtgaatggggttgtttttggcgggaagcacatggatttctgcaatccTCATTCAGGTGAAGGGAagtgattttcagtcacagaaaactCAACAAAAATCTAACGCACGTAAAGGCCCCCCCCCCAGGGATACCTGCACACCGGCGCGGGTTTATAACTAATTCTGCAATGATTTTCGTGTGGATTTCCGCCTATGTAGCTTAGTCACTGGACTTTCACACAATTTGATACCATTTAATAGAGAATAGTGAAtccagcaaatttctaaatcacacatttaaaaaataaaataaaaaaaaaatctgccttcatccacctgaaaaaagctcTACAGTCATGACCACTAGGGGGCTCACTTCCACctgaggatactttcacactagcgtttttatggCATACCGTATGCAAATGGAAATATGTTTTTTCCAGATCCGTCTCATCCAGtataacggatctggtatttacattttttcaaaGCTCAAAAGCAAAACTAGTTCCTGCTAtgtcccggcgcaggcgcagaccggaaaaccagatccggcaatgcggcaatttccggaacacttggtaccggatctggccttaatgcctcattcacacgtcagagtttttccatcagtgattgtgagccaaaaccaggtgcggctctaaacacagaacaggtgcagatctttcccttataccttaattctgtggaggctccaatcctggttttggctcacaatcactgacgtgtgaatgaggcctaatacacctctatggaaattaatccggcaagtgcggtagaAATCGGGGATTTTGTCCGGAAGACATCCTgacgcatactgaacggattgctctccattcagaacgcattaggacaaaactgaaacgttttattttttcccggtgttgagaccctttaccggatttcaataccggaaaagaataacgctagtgtgaaagtaccctaacttgcTGTCAGACAAGCTCCTGAACATCACTGCAGCCTCCTGCGTGTCTGCAAGggcccatgcacatgaccatatggattttgcggcccgcaaaaataaaaaacggatgaCCATGCCTagcctcagggctcatgcacctgAACATatcttcttcagtttttttttgcagatcataggtggaaccattcatttcattggatccacaaaaaaataaaatataacggaagttactccgcgtgcattccgtctccgtatgtcctattcttgtccgttctgGGTCACAGATTTAGATTACGTGCGGTGCTGGGACTTCTGTATCAGGGAGGCCAGTAAGCAAGGCATTAGGCCTCACGAACCCTACCGTTTTTTCGATCCGCACTTTCGATCCGCCAAACattatagaacctgtcctattcgtgtccgttttgctgacaagaatagacatttctacaatTAAACCCACGAAAAGTGCgggatccgtattttgcagatgcaCAATTTCCGCACAGGATTAGGCatcgttacaatggatccgcaattttttttaaaaaaaagtatgcaattCGGACATCGCCCTTATTTTAAGCGGATCCCCATATTCCAGAGCACGATATACATATGGCCATATGAATGAAACTACTGTGACCCAAGGGAGGGgaggctgggagtagtagtttacaGAAAGGTGCCCCTTTTTTCCCTGCAGCCCTAATTTACAGCATCTGCACCCATCAGCGGGTGTTTCGGGTCGCCTCACATCTCTCCCGTTCCACCTTAACCGGGAGGGgaggctgggagtagtagtttacaGAAAGGCGCCCCTTTTTTCCCTGCAGCCCTAATTTACTGTATCTGCACCCATCAGCGGGTGTTTCGGGTGGCCTCACATCTCTCCCGTTCCACCTTAACCGGGAGGGTCTCTCTTGCAGCCAATCACCAGCAGAGGGCGTTTAAATCCCCCCGACGGGCGCTGGCTCGTACAGCCGCCATATTGGGCAGCGCAGGATTACCCGGTGACCCGCTGAGCTGAATTCTGTGCCCCATGTCGGGCGTGCGCCTGTCCCCGGGCTCTCCGGGTGTGGAGCGGGTTTCTCGGGCCCCCGGCTCGCCCCGTACTCCCGCCCGCCGATGTCTGTTCGGGCCGGTGGATCACGAGAGCTTGGCCCGGGAGCTGGCCCGGTGCCGCCGGGAGCTGGAGGATGAGCAGCGGGAGCGCTGGAACTTTGACTTCCGCAACGAACGCCCGCTGGACGGCGCCCTGAGCTGGGAGGTGGCCGGGCCCGATACACCCGAGTTCTACCGGAGAGGGCCACACCTTAAACCAGGCGCAGCGCAGCTTCACCCCCGAGCGGGCGCAGAGGCGGAGACGGAGGCCCGAGGGAATAAACGGAGCGGAGAGCTGACGGGTGAGAGCGCAGCGACCTGTCATACGCCCAGCTGGGGGCGGGGCCTCGGCGGTGtggggtcacttaactgtcaggGTGGTTGTAAGGTTACCCCTGCCTCATTGTATCCGGGGAGAAGGCTTTCACATTATATGTTACATTCTCTCTAAGGTGGTCACACATGACGGGGTTTTaacccaatcagtgctgacaacTCTCATCAGATATGTGATAAGTTGTCGCTGTGACCAGAATTTTGTCCGAACCCAGACTTCCGCCTGAGATGATTGTCCATATCCGCCAATTATTTACCGTATTCCCATGGATGACCGCACAGGCACCAACCATTTTGGCGCCATTGAGAAATTTGTGaccgaaaaacaaaaacaaatgcacTATGTCGATGACCCCCTTCCCCCTGTGTGCGCCATTATGACCACTGCTCGCCCTTCTCTCCTGCAgaacctccctcatccaaaaaATCCCACAGGACGGAGACTGGAGAACCCGTGGAGGGCAGCTCGGCTTCTTCACCTGAGAAGACTCCCAAGAAGAGCCGACCCAGCACGTAGAGCTATGGGTAATTCCGAAATCTGGACCCCCAGCTgtgaccgcccccccccccttcttgttTACATCCAAaggctaacccccccccccagcctgcttctcacagctgagggtttgtcccAGTTGCGTCCGGTGTGGAGAATCCTCTTGGAGGTAACATAGCACAAAtcagtgtatcagtgcaggtaaggctaggttcacatctatgTTGGGGGCTCTTTTAAGGGGTCTCTCTTGGTTATTTTGTCTGGcttgcattacattttttttttttccggggacGGAACGGAATGCcggacacagatgtgaacaatgcCTAAAATCCATCAGTCAGGAGTCCAGAGGATTGTCTACAACTGTAGTAAACTCTCAGCTGGGAGAAGCGTTTCAGCTTtttaactatttatttatttatttgctgtGTTTGTCCAGAAAAcacttttaattaaaaaaaatttgtcctgatttttttatattcacaCCAAAAGTCAGAATAAGATCCCAGGATGTGAATAAACCCTCAGGTCTGTGCAGGTTCTCAGCATCtggatgtaaacaagaatgttcCTATTCagaaacagcaagcagagatcttgaatagTGAGCTCTTTAAGGCACAGGGCTGGTGACAGCTGTGACATCATGGCCTCTGGAAGTGCATTGCAGGCTGTATACCACTGATGGCAGTCAGGCGAGGATGATGTCGCCTTACTGCAATGTTATTCTGCATCTTTCATTCGAACACGTTTCTATCAGACAAAGTGTCCTGAAGTCACAGCTGTAAACAACATATAgcggaaatgggggggggggggaggggtcagGAAGTGGTCTACTGGTAGAACACGCTGGTGACACGacgcactggtgtt
The Bufo gargarizans isolate SCDJY-AF-19 chromosome 2, ASM1485885v1, whole genome shotgun sequence genome window above contains:
- the CDKN1B gene encoding cyclin-dependent kinase inhibitor 1B; protein product: MSGVRLSPGSPGVERVSRAPGSPRTPARRCLFGPVDHESLARELARCRRELEDEQRERWNFDFRNERPLDGALSWEVAGPDTPEFYRRGPHLKPGAAQLHPRAGAEAETEARGNKRSGELTEPPSSKKSHRTETGEPVEGSSASSPEKTPKKSRPST